attttgatataatatacatataaaaattttcaaaattctttttctagtgtgtcgctatttataaaataacggtcgctatttgtcgctattcgctatgtagcatataggtcccttgtcgctattcgctattaacaactatggttgtgagcatctaatagaagtgaaaccctagttgcaacccgtggacgtaggtcaccttgaccAAACCACGTAAATTATCGTGTCTTTATTTTCTGCTAGAGTGTGTCTATGTGTGTGTTTGTTCGCTTCTGCTTGAGCCTACTCTGATCCGATACCTAACATAAATGTTTTGGTATGCATACGTCAAAGGAGATGCTGTATATAGTTCACGAAAAATATGTTCTTGAATGGACTATTCTGTTGGGATCTTTTTGGCTCTCTCAAAGACTTTTATATTCATATCCCTTTTCACTTTGATAAAATTCTCTGCATAATATTCATTTTGTCTCTGTTTTAGTATATCTTGCTAATACAACATTTTTTATGATACAGGTGGGCAAACCAGCATCAGGTACGTGGTTGACTGTGGCTAATACCATTTTTGATTTTGCTATTTTTTTCTCATTATCTTATTACATATTAAGATAATACACTGGCATATATAAAAATTTTGTCAAGTTGGCAGGTTGACTttgccaatttttttttttttatagtttGTCAGCTGATAAATCGTGAGTTCTTTTAGGCCATACTGGAGATGCTATTTTCCAAATACTCAAGCCATAATCTATGTGGTCGATTCAAGTGACACAGAAAGACTAGTAATTGCTAAAGAAGAATTTCATGCAATTTTAGAggtatccttcttcttcttcttcttctttttaaaATTTCGCTTTGAGCTTTTCGTTAATTCCTTTATATTAGTCTTATAACACGAATCATATCTCGTCTGTTTCTAAAATAGGAGGAAGAGTTAAAAGGTGCTGTGGTTCTCATATTCGCTAACAAGCAGGTTGATACATTTAAGTTGTCACACAAGCAAactaagagggtgtttggggttgagttttgaaaatagattatgcgttttgaataatcagaatcagataattaactgtaacaaaacgtgatgttgaaagatagtgtttggatttgattatgttgcttgatatcacaataatcagataatcaactatttgagtgtttggcaaatatatatttaaaaaaataaacaagtgaatCCTTTTTttaaacgcaaataatcaatttttggaaaactgcgttttgttGCAGTAGTGGGGGAGCTGCTTTTGcaaaactgcgttttgtaactttctaaacgcaaataatcaatttttttttaattttttttacccaaacactcaaaattgattatttacgatttcaaaactcaataatctaaaAATCTCCTTCAAAACTCCACCCCAAAACCCTCTAAATCTTTTTACATTTGATTCATCAATAATCATTAGCTTCATTTCCAAGTAATTGGCCATTATGTTTTCAACGTTAATAGGATCTTCCCGGTGCACTTGATGATGCTGCTGTGACGGAATCCCTGGAGTTGCACAAAATAAAAAACCGTCAGTGGTCAATATTTAAAACATCTGCAATCAAAGGCGAAGGCCTCTTTGAGGGCCTAGACTGGTGCGCTCAGTTCTGATTATATTGTATGCTTTTATACGTTCGTATGTAGCTCTATGGTCATGTTTAGAATGTATCATTTTAATGGCAGGTTGAGCAACACACTCAAGTCTGGAGGTGGCTAAACCTTTCTCGTCAGGTGCCGCACACACAAGTTCGTGACTTATTAGTCTGATTGATATGGTCTTTAGCTGTGAAAGCCATAATGTCT
The Helianthus annuus cultivar XRQ/B chromosome 6, HanXRQr2.0-SUNRISE, whole genome shotgun sequence genome window above contains:
- the LOC110940244 gene encoding ADP-ribosylation factor 1, with translation MGLVFTRLFSSLFGNKEARILVLGLDNAGKTTILYRLQMGEVVSTIPTIGFNVETVQYNNIKFQVWDLGGQTSIRPYWRCYFPNTQAIIYVVDSSDTERLVIAKEEFHAILEEEELKGAVVLIFANKQDLPGALDDAAVTESLELHKIKNRQWSIFKTSAIKGEGLFEGLDWLSNTLKSGGG